Proteins co-encoded in one Pseudarthrobacter chlorophenolicus A6 genomic window:
- a CDS encoding universal stress protein — protein MGAQELHPDPARDGGGPSAAPEGIVVGVDGSDHGQCALVWAAREAQRRRRPLHIVTAYSVPIFAASGLDGGYATVDDSVIREGAEAIVKQAMEKVAGYGIDVSASVENGDASGVLLEMSETAELLVFGTRGRGGFVGRLLGSVSSALPAHAKCPTVTVPLICSDRLGETTEDRRVLAEQAKSGRQLVENVVVVGVDGSEQARVAVLDAADQAERLGAKLRVVCAVPQYSGSLAWVPAPMDRKALFAEIQVTLDAGMAWLRSHYPGLDAESELKDGSPVDVLVGESRHVELVVVGTRGRGGFTGMLLGSTSDGVLHHAKGPVMVVPDHADPRLADRPRFGPILGDADAA, from the coding sequence ATGGGCGCACAAGAGTTGCATCCGGACCCGGCGAGGGATGGCGGTGGCCCGTCCGCCGCGCCCGAAGGAATCGTCGTGGGCGTGGACGGCTCCGACCATGGCCAGTGCGCCCTCGTCTGGGCCGCGCGGGAGGCGCAGCGCCGCCGTCGTCCGCTGCACATCGTGACCGCCTACTCGGTGCCCATCTTCGCTGCCTCCGGCCTGGACGGAGGGTATGCCACGGTGGACGATTCCGTCATCCGTGAGGGTGCGGAGGCCATCGTGAAGCAGGCCATGGAGAAAGTGGCGGGCTACGGCATCGACGTCAGCGCCTCCGTGGAGAACGGCGACGCCTCGGGCGTCCTGCTGGAAATGTCCGAAACCGCCGAACTGCTGGTCTTCGGGACCCGCGGCCGCGGCGGCTTTGTGGGCCGGCTTCTGGGATCCGTGAGCAGCGCCCTGCCCGCGCACGCGAAATGCCCCACCGTCACCGTGCCCCTGATCTGCTCGGACCGGCTGGGTGAAACCACCGAGGACAGGCGCGTCCTGGCCGAGCAGGCCAAGTCGGGGCGCCAGCTCGTGGAGAACGTGGTGGTGGTGGGCGTGGACGGATCCGAGCAGGCCCGGGTTGCGGTCCTGGACGCCGCGGACCAGGCCGAACGCCTCGGCGCCAAGCTGCGGGTGGTGTGCGCCGTTCCCCAGTACAGCGGTTCGCTGGCCTGGGTGCCCGCCCCCATGGACCGCAAGGCGCTGTTTGCCGAAATCCAGGTCACGCTGGACGCCGGCATGGCCTGGCTGCGCAGCCACTATCCCGGCCTTGACGCCGAGTCCGAACTGAAGGACGGTTCGCCTGTGGACGTCCTGGTGGGGGAGAGCCGGCACGTTGAACTGGTGGTTGTTGGCACCCGGGGACGCGGCGGGTTCACCGGCATGCTCCTGGGCTCCACCTCGGACGGCGTGCTCCACCACGCCAAGGGGCCAGTCATGGTGGTCCCGGACCACGCGGACCCCCGCCTGGCCGACAGGCCCAGGTTCGGACCCATCCTGGGCGACGCCGACGCCGCCTGA